A stretch of the Zeugodacus cucurbitae isolate PBARC_wt_2022May chromosome 6, idZeuCucr1.2, whole genome shotgun sequence genome encodes the following:
- the LOC105210752 gene encoding integral membrane protein GPR180, whose protein sequence is MKRQRPPSWLRLLLQALLWLYAFQARWDYSNAIHLTGTFHTDDFFKVITKFGFQKAEATIPHGGSFGYIYGNITATTNTFVQPISLVVLDKVAFVDFYSNRSHVDHELACQHMFAHLQPLIYDEACNKQGKRDYVRRVPCPLGQLCADEDTPSNVIPQQQFTYTISEVTEPRFWYVALTACYRNRTTCKWQAYDHLKSHNELNYDIYVVNTHPNNSAAHPLTFQFSFDQQNLLEMYMIFLLVYMVLLPVQIYAVRLQKHPVTRLFTLSLASEFVSLAFITVHLIKFALNGVGMPNMQTAGDILDIFSRTTFMLILLLLAKGWAVTRQQINRTGWIILMSIWVPYCAFQMFLYVWDKTEVDIISDIDEYQTWPGWIVLILRTSFMTWFLYELRNTMKYEHSTKKLDFLLHLGASSLVWFIYLPIVAIVALQVSPMWRYKLLLGITNSADCLAYCVMTGLLWPNRSGQYLLLAGNKYTGMDELDEFNEAPHIVRERERRRNSPDAIIIANGELTQTHANGGSGIVTSVGANNLLATNAVNGEACVELLDAEDLDAVLLTDLNKNSHVVA, encoded by the exons ATGAAGCGGCAGCGGCCGCCCTCTTGGCTGCGTCTACTACTTCAAGCGCTCCTCTGGTTGTATGCATTTCAAGCGCGATGGGATTATAGTAATGCCATACACCTGACAGGCACTTTTCACACTGATGACTTTTTCAAAGTTATCACCAAATTTGGTTTCCAAAAGGCCGAAGCAACTATACCGCACGGTGGCTCATTTGGCTACATATACGGCaatataacagcaacaacaaatacatttgtGCAACCCATTTCATTGGTAGTGCTGGACAAAGTGGCATTTGTTGATTTCTATAGCAATCGTAGTCATGTAGATCATGAGTTGGCGTGCCAACACATGTTTGCGCATTTGCAACCGCTGATATATGATGAGGCATGCAACAAGCAGGGTAAACGTGATTATGTGCGCCGTGTACCATGCCCACTTGGTCAGCTATGTGCTGACGAAGATACGCCCAGCAATGtaataccacaacaacaattcacctACACTATAAGTGAAGTGACAGAGCCGAG ATTCTGGTATGTCGCGCTCACTGCCTGCTATCGCAATCGCACCACATGCAAATGGCAAGCCTACGATCATCTCAAAAGTCATAATGAGCTTAACTATGATATATACGTGGTCAATACGCATCCTAACAACTCCGCGGCGCATCCACTCACATTTCAATTCTCCTTCGATCAGCAAAATCTATTGGAAATGTATATGATATTCTTGCTGGTCTATATGGTGCTGTTGCCGGTGCAAATTTACGCGGTGCGTCTGCAAAAACATCCCGTCACGCGTTTATTCACGCTTAGCTTAGCCAGCGAGTTTGTCAGTTTGGCCTTCATCACAGTGCACCTGATAAAGTTCGCGCTAAATGGCGTGGGCATGCCGAATATGCAGACAGCGGGCGATATATTGGATATATTTAGTAGA ACCACATTCATGTTGATATTGCTGCTGCTGGCTAAAGGCTGGGCCGTGACACGTCAGCAAATCAATCGTACTGGTTGGATTATATTGATGAGTATATGGGTGCCCTATTGCGCATTTCAAATGTTCCTCTATGTTTGGGATAAG ACGGAGGTGGACATTATATCGGACATTGATGAGTATCAAACCTGGCCGGGTTGGATTGTATTGATATTGcg CACATCATTCATGACTTGGTTCCTCTACGAACTGCGCAACACCATGAAGTACGAGCATTCCACCAAAAAACTGGATTTCCTGCTGCATCTGGGCGCCTCTAGTCTAGTGTGGTTCATTTATTTGCCCATTGTTGCCATTGTAGCGCTGCAAGTGAGCCCCATGTGGCGTTACAAGCTGCTGCTTGGCATTACCAATTCGGCGGACTGTCTGGCTTACTGTGTAATGACTGGGCTGCTGTGGCCCAATCGCTCCGGTCAGTATTTGCTGCTAGCCGGCAACAAATACACCGGCATGGATGAGTTGGACGAATTCAACGAAGCGCCACACATTGTACGCGAACGAGAACGGCGCCGCAATTCACCCGATGCCATAATCATCGCCAATGGCGAGCTAACGCAAACACACGCAAATGGTGGCAGCGGCATTGTGACGTCAGTGGGTGCTAATAATTTGCTTGCCACAAATGCGGTGAATGGTGAGGCATGCGTGGAGCTATTGGATGCAGAAGATTTGGATGCGGTGCTTTTGACCGATTTGAATAAGAATAGTCATGTTGTGGCATAA